Proteins encoded in a region of the Massilia sp. UMI-21 genome:
- the glmM gene encoding phosphoglucosamine mutase: MARKYFGTDGVRGLVGAAPITPDFVMRLGYAAGTVLAKGAKSSSGRPVVLIGKDTRISGYMLEAALEAGFSAAGVDVMLAGPMPTPAIAYLTRALRLQAGVVISASHNPFQDNGIKFFSRHGTKLPDAVELEIEEAIDEPMGCVPSDKLGRASRLRDAQGRYIEFCKSTFPNELDLRGLKIVVDSAHGAAYNIAPHVFHELGAEVVSIGAQPDGFNINAGVGATAPKALSEAVVANKADLGIALDGDADRLIMVDAGGRVYNGDELLYLMVRDRMATGPVAGAVGTLMTNMALEVAFKQMGVGFARAKVGDRYVLEVMQERGWLFGGESSGHLLALDKHSTGDGIVSALQVLSALKRSNMSLAECCSELTLYPQTLINKRVTPGFDWTSDQALVAEKEAVERELGDAGRVLIRASGTEPLIRVMVEAKEAELAESMARRIADKLAA; encoded by the coding sequence ATGGCACGAAAATATTTCGGTACGGATGGTGTTCGTGGTCTGGTCGGCGCAGCGCCGATTACGCCTGACTTCGTGATGCGCCTCGGCTATGCCGCCGGCACGGTGCTCGCCAAAGGCGCCAAGTCGAGCAGCGGCCGCCCGGTCGTCCTGATCGGCAAGGACACCCGCATTTCGGGTTACATGCTGGAAGCCGCGCTGGAGGCGGGCTTCTCCGCCGCCGGCGTGGACGTGATGCTGGCCGGCCCGATGCCGACCCCGGCCATTGCCTACCTGACCCGCGCCCTGCGCCTGCAAGCCGGCGTGGTGATCTCGGCTTCGCACAATCCTTTCCAGGACAACGGCATCAAGTTCTTCTCCCGACACGGCACCAAGCTGCCCGACGCGGTCGAACTGGAAATCGAAGAAGCCATCGACGAGCCGATGGGCTGTGTGCCTTCCGACAAGCTGGGCCGCGCGTCGCGCCTGCGCGATGCCCAGGGCCGCTACATCGAATTCTGCAAGAGCACCTTCCCGAACGAACTCGACCTGCGCGGCCTGAAGATCGTGGTCGACAGCGCCCATGGTGCGGCCTACAACATCGCACCGCACGTGTTCCACGAACTCGGCGCCGAAGTGGTCTCGATCGGCGCCCAGCCGGACGGTTTCAACATCAATGCCGGCGTCGGCGCTACCGCGCCGAAGGCCTTGTCGGAAGCGGTCGTGGCCAACAAGGCCGACCTCGGCATTGCGCTGGACGGCGACGCCGACCGCCTGATCATGGTCGACGCGGGCGGACGCGTCTACAACGGCGACGAATTGCTGTACCTGATGGTGCGCGACCGCATGGCGACCGGCCCGGTGGCCGGCGCGGTCGGCACCCTCATGACCAACATGGCGCTGGAAGTGGCCTTCAAGCAGATGGGTGTCGGCTTCGCGCGTGCCAAGGTGGGCGATCGCTATGTGCTGGAAGTGATGCAGGAGCGCGGCTGGCTGTTCGGCGGCGAGAGCTCGGGCCACCTGCTGGCCCTGGACAAGCACAGCACCGGCGACGGCATCGTCTCGGCGCTGCAGGTGCTGTCGGCGCTCAAGCGCAGCAACATGTCGCTGGCCGAATGCTGCAGCGAGCTCACGCTCTATCCGCAGACCCTGATCAACAAGCGCGTCACGCCGGGTTTCGACTGGACCAGCGACCAGGCCCTGGTGGCCGAGAAGGAAGCGGTCGAGCGCGAACTGGGCGACGCGGGCCGGGTCTTGATCCGGGCATCGGGCACCGAGCCCCTGATCCGCGTCATGGTCGAGGCCAAGGAGGCCGAACTGGCCGAGAGCATGGCGCGCCGCATCGCCGACAAGCTGGCCGCCTGA